Proteins from one Ranitomeya variabilis isolate aRanVar5 chromosome 1, aRanVar5.hap1, whole genome shotgun sequence genomic window:
- the TMEM33 gene encoding transmembrane protein 33 isoform X2, with translation MADSVPNIPPQGGAVQFMMANKLDTAMWLSRWFTVYCSALFILPILGLHEAASFYQRALLANALTSALRLHQRLPHFQLSRAFLSQALLEDSCHYLLYSLIFVNSYPVTMSIFPVLLFSLLHASTYTKKVLDAKGANSMPFIRSLLEKLNSNQQNILKFIACNEIFLMPATVFMLLSGQGSLLQPFIYYRFLTLRYSSRRNPYCRTLFTELRIILEHLIMKPACPDFVRRLCLSSIAFISRLAPTVA, from the exons caattCATGATGGCGAACAAACTTGACACAGCTATGTGGCTGTCGCGGTGGTTCACAGTATACTGTTCGGCATTATTTATTCTTCCTATTTTAGG CTTACATGAAGCTGCCAGTTTTTATCAACGTGCCTTGCTGGCCAATGCCCTCACCAGTGCCCTGCGGCTACACCAGAGGTTACCACACTTCCAGCTGAGCCGGGCATTCCTGAGCCAGGCTCTGTTAGAGGACAGCTGCCACTACCTTTTGTATTCACTCATCTTCGTCAATTCCTACCCTGTCACCA TGAGCATATTCCCCGTTTTGCTGTTTTCATTGCTTCATGCATCAACATATACTAAGAAGGTCCTGGAT gcCAAGGGAGCAAACAGTATGCCATTTATCAGATCACTTCTGGAGAAACTGAATTCAAATCAGCAAAATATTCTCAAGTTCATCGCTTGCAATGAGATCTTTTTAATGCCAGCTACTGTCTTCATGCTGCTCAG CGGTCAGGGGAGCTTGTTGCAGCCTTTTATTTACTACAGGTTCCTAACCCTGCGATATTCCTCCAGAAGAAATCCTTACTGCCG GACTTTGTTCACAGAGCTGAGGATTATCTTGGAGCACCTTATAATGAAACCAGCATGTCCAGACTTTGTGAGAAGATTGTGTCTCAGCAGCATTGCCTTTATAAGCCGGCTAGCACCAACTGTTGCATAA